In the Salvia miltiorrhiza cultivar Shanhuang (shh) chromosome 8, IMPLAD_Smil_shh, whole genome shotgun sequence genome, CTGGTCCCTCCTAACACTTTATGCCAGCCAACAGGAACGTCGGTGAGATCCAACAAATGTTAATTATGTCCGGCATAAAGGCTAATATTGGCCCAATGCGTACGTTTCGTATGGTTAGGGAGATGGTGGGAAGTTATAAAGGTGTTGGATGTACTAGCACAGATTTCAAGAACTATGTTAGGGATTTGAAGGTCTACAATTAACAAAGGTTCTGACGCACATATGTTGGTGGAAGTACTATCAAACAAGCAGGGCTTAGGGAGAGGATTCAAATTCTTTTATGACGAGGACGAGGATCAAAAACTGCGTCGTCTGATATGGGCAGATGAGATCTcaatcaaaaatttcaaaatgtTTGGAGAAGCAATATCGTTCGATGCAACCTACAACACTAACAGGTATACTGTATTGAGATTACCAGTTTATTCATTCAATTTCAGACAAGTTCATTAGAATGCAGTCCACTAGATTTGTTATTCCTTACTCTTACTCTATGCTTGCAGGTATAAGTTGATTTTCACTCCATTTACAGGTAGAGACAACCATGGAAAATGTATCTCATTTGGAGCAGCTTTAATCTCAAAAGAGGACACAGAATCTTACTCATGGGTATTGGATAAATTTGTTCAAATCATGGGGCGTGCACCTCGACTAATAATAACAGATCAAGACCCTGGCTTGAAGAGAGCAGTTTCATCGTCTTGGAAAGATACACGGCATAGGTATTGCATGTGGCATATTAGTATGAAGGTGGCCGAAAAAGTACCTATAAGGTTGAGAGATGACCAAGATTACAAATCAAAGTTTGAATATATCATCTGGTCAGATCATGAAGATCCGGATGCGTTCGAGGAAAACTGGAACAACATGATTGATGAATACGAGTTGTCCGACAACAGATGGAGCTTTAAGCTTTTTGGGATCCATCCTTCCTATCGGGAAAACGAGTCGGATGGTGAAATAGATATGAGATTAGAATAGCAGATGAATTGGAATGTGTCAATAATTTGTAGAAATCCATCTCGATTATCATATTGAATGAGAACTGAGAAGAATCCGCGATCTGATGAAATTTCCTAAATAGAGAAACAATGTATTTTACATCTATATCCTTTACTCTTGCATATACACTAATCTCGATATCATAGAATTAATTAAGCAGTAATTAGTTGTTAAATCGTAGCCGTCAGATATGATGAACCGAGTGGTTAGgatctcttcttctttcttcatcTAAGGAGTACTTTTTTGCTGAGtgtgaccctatatatatatatatatatatatatatatatatatatatatatatagggtgcggttatagtgagaaccacacttatagtgagaacataagaaccattaaaatcaatgcatctactatataaattaatgcattcgctattaaatttaatgcatccgaaaataataaaaattttgctcccttcaggattcaaacccaggatctgcattcatccaccaagatgatgcatccaccgtagatcttgatattcgaatggcttaaaatggttctctgttctaattttatttagtagttcttatttgaacctctccctatatatatatatatactatatatatatagtatatatatatagggtgtggttatagtgagaaccacacttatcgtgagaacataagaaccattaaaatcaatgcatctactatataaattaatgcactcGCTATTagatttaatgcatccgaaaataataaattttttgctcccttcaggattcgaacccaggatctgcattcatccaccaagatgatgcatccaccgtagatcttgatgatcgaatggtttaaaatggttctctgttctaattttatttagtggttcttatttgaacctctccctatatatatatatatatatatatatatatatatatatttgtgtttaaTTGTATGCATAATTAAGGCGACGAGCGGTGAACAACAACAAGAGGTACCTGACGGGTCGCCTATTGCAATTCATTTTTGTATGCAATATCATACGTATTTATGTTCAActatatgcatatttgtattcAACTATATGCATAATCAAGGCGGCCATCGagtgaaattattattattattattattattattattattattattattattattattattattattattattattattattattttaacatCTGAAATTGTATTCCCAATTTACCCTGCGTGTATTTTGACTTTGAAGGCCTTAAAAGTCATGTGACATAGTTTAACATATTTTTAGTGTGCCACATGTACATTGGTTTAAATTTGGTACTATATACTATCTAAGGACACGGTCCTATCGGAACCCAAtcacactctctctatctctgtctctgtctctctctcacacaatacacacacatataaaaaCTTATTTTCTTGTAAAACTTATTACAATCTAAACTTATTTTCTTGTAAGAACTTAGAACCAATCTAAACCCTTTATTTCTTTAGATTAACGGGTAAGATTGAAtagttaattttaatattttaaaatttgaaattaattaaataaggataTTATTGTGGTAAATGTGGAGCAATGTAACCGAATCGTCGTGGCGATTAAGATGGGATTTGttcaatatatttattatagttttattttatttcctaaTATTAGATGATTTAATCCTAATCTTGTGAATTTTAAATCACTCGTACATATGCACTTCTATAAAATTTAATACGCACTTCTGTAAAATTTAATTCGCaccaaattaatatttttcgtATACATGCACTTCAATATTTAAAAGACAATTGAGCTATATTTTTGTACACGCACTGCCTTAGATTATAATTTGCACCAAATTAACTACTATTACTTTTAAGTACACGCACTtctatcattttattttttataaatgcatttctataaattttaattggCAGTGGACTAATTTTTTCTTCGTACATgcatttatatatttgaaagaTAATTGAACtgcattttatatttttgtatatgcACTTCTATTATAGTATTTATTTGCACCAAACTAGCTTAGGATTACAATTGAATTCCATTTTATCTTTTCATACATGCACTTTTATGAATTATAAATTGCCCTGAACTATATTTCaaacatgtatttttataaattaaaacaaaatgaaACTTTTACCACTATAGTATATTGCTACAAATTCACGAATACAGTATCCCAACTGCACAACCCCACTAGAGGATTATAAACAagatagtatttttattttctaattttttttggtaTGCTGAAGAACTACTTGAAAGTTGATACCTGTATCTTGCGGATgaataaaatggaaaaaaatgacacattaactaaaaaaaattaattttaatggatATCAGTCAAATGACCCCAATTAATTCAGCCACTAATAATTGTTCATTTACCAAATTTGCCATTTCTGATTAGGATAATTGATTTGTTTTATTTAGTTGtaaaagatgaaataaaatcGTGGCCCTACATTTGCTAGTGACGTCACTGACGTAGGGTGTAGATTGGTTCTAcattcttattttaagaatgattattattttaactcatccctatatatatctataaactATAATTTTGATATTAAGTATAATACAATTTAACtaatttcttatattttttttttattttttgagttaTTTTGCTTTTCCGCGGCTTAGttttaattctaaattttttgattaattcagttgactttttttttttgctttttaaacaaaatataaatttaatttggttttagccaaaaatcgaaccaaaaatcAAATGCACTCTTATCTATAAAAACTGAAAGCAAGGACTTGCTATTTTCGCagcaattttttattaattgttaaAACTAATTATCATTGTTAAaactaactatttttattaatctCATGGCCTCCCTCTTTTCCTCTTAAGACTACtttttgtgcatgaaagaagtattattttaattagtacaTAATATTgcctatatatattaaattattgataattatttatttttcaattttggcTTGATTTAACTTGTAAAGTTCTGTCATCGCCCTCTGTTTTCAGTTAATTAGGCTGTAGAAAACTGAGTCAGTccaagtaaaataaaatgaataatataatgcGAAATTGCTATATACCAGTTTCTTTGGGTTGATTAGTATGCAAGATCCATTAGTTGGTTTCCGGCCAATCTCAACAAACTAGATCCATTAGATTTGATTGTCACACCTTAGATAAATTTGTGTCGAAACGGCAACTTAGATCTCATAACCTGGGAACCGGGACTTCTCCGGCACCAGCAAATCGAACCACAGGCAAGCCGCCCCGGCTAGCCCTTCAAACAGGGAGTATGTATGCTCCCCTCCTCCACTACCACCCTCACCGGTAATGTGATACAAGTAGCTCGCGAATGCCTTGGCTCGTTCCTCGTATATGCTCTCCCCGGTCAGCCGGAGTAGGGACAGGAACGCGTAAGCATTCCCAGAAACACCATCACCCAGCCCCGCCTTCTTCACCAAGCCGCTCTTCCACACTACTTCTCCAGCTTCAATGGCTGCATCGCGAAACTCCCTGTCGTTCGGGAACACCTATAAATGTACACACAAATTCGCTATCAAGATCCGTAAGATGGCATTCGTACCAAAATTCAAACACTAACAAGAACTGAATATTGAAATAGATGCCATCCTCACACAAGTATTTGTAAGAGGGTAGTTTTGCTGACCTCTGATGCTTTGCACAAGGTTATGGCGACCCCACCAGCTCCGTGAGACCACTGGACGAGATTGTCCCTCGGGTTCCCTTCGCTTACCGGATAGTTCCCACTATGCGGGAACCTGTTGCTCATCATGTACCTCAGAGTTGCCTTGACGTCCTTGATATCATCCTCAGACAGAGGGAAGTGCAATAGCACATGTAAAATACCAACAAGGCCGTGAGCCGCGCCCCAGTACCTAGTTCCATGCCACCTGTACATGAGCGGACAAGCTAGGTTATCACAAGCACCCGCCCGGCCCCCTGCTAGAACTGCTTCAACAACTCCCATGAGAAGATCACAAGGGATCGTTTCATCTCCCAAGTACTTGTTTACTAACAGAGCAGCCCACAGAAATCCAGCTCGACCATAAAGAAGATCGTACGACATTCCAAACCCACCTTCTTCAGGTCCAACAGGAAGAGCCTTCTCTTGCGCCATCTATTATGTGATCATGTATTAGATAATGCAATAGatatattttttactaaaattgtTATTATCGAACAAAGAAAAACACAGTCGCACACCAACCTAGCCctctaggtgactcgaaccccgaCCTATGGGTTAGAAAGAAGTGTCTTACCAACAAACTGCGTTTCATCGTTAGATAATGCAATAGATATGGCACTATCTGATTATACTGAAAATATTCAAATACAACTGTTTCACGACAATCAGCTAATAATCAAATGTTACCTCTAGGAAACAGTTCAGATAGAAGTTACGCTTCTCTTCGTCCCCGGAGTACTTTGCAGTAATGGCACCAAGTGCATAAACCCCTCCTCTACCACAGAGAAAAGTAACATGTCTGGAAAAGAGGCAAAAAAGAGCTAACAAAATGTCAGAAAAATGATGCAAATACTTGGAAGTTCACAATAGCAAATGAATGATAACTAGATCAGTTCTTAAATGAAATTACCAAGGGAGAGTGTTCTTCTACAAGCAAATCAAGTTTCCAAATGAAGATTGTGAACATATCATGCTTACTAGCAATGTCAAGAAATTCAAGAGCCATTTACAAATGCTTCTTTTTTAAGTTGGTAAGAGTTTAGGCATATATTAACATAACCACCCACATAAACTCGAAAGACCATTTTATTACTAAATGACACGATTGAAGGGTCATCAATGCCACACAATTTTATGTCAAGTAAAGTTAGTAAACACAATGAAGTCATGAAAGCCCATATGATACCAAGTAATTTTAATCTCATGTAGAAGATAATTGTTTGGCCACATCAGGTTTTTGAGCATGTGACAGTAAACAATACGGTGGTGAAAGATATTACAGAAGAGCACGGGGTCTTTGAAACTGTGCTCTTGGTTTATTTCAATAAACCAGTTTTGCTGAGAAAAGCTGTCCTACTTGACATTTGAAGAGGAAATTCTACTTTCGTGATCTAGATAGCATTCTACATGATCCAGATGAAGACGTTGACAAGTGAATTGATCAGCCAATGCAAGTTCCAAATCCAATTTTTCGTCATTTTTCTTGTGTTTTAAGC is a window encoding:
- the LOC131001461 gene encoding lanC-like protein GCL1; translation: MSSWVVEYASEESNNSKSHDDVDERFELLRAASDPKDSDLSLTNDAFLRAAVSLKDQVVEMTWRRRGAEGSLDPTVYTGLMGTAFACLRSYEATGARRDLQLCAEIVDACAAAGHISNRHVTFLCGRGGVYALGAITAKYSGDEEKRNFYLNCFLEMAQEKALPVGPEEGGFGMSYDLLYGRAGFLWAALLVNKYLGDETIPCDLLMGVVEAVLAGGRAGACDNLACPLMYRWHGTRYWGAAHGLVGILHVLLHFPLSEDDIKDVKATLRYMMSNRFPHSGNYPVSEGNPRDNLVQWSHGAGGVAITLCKASEVFPNDREFRDAAIEAGEVVWKSGLVKKAGLGDGVSGNAYAFLSLLRLTGESIYEERAKAFASYLYHITGEGGSGGGEHTYSLFEGLAGAACLWFDLLVPEKSRFPGYEI